Part of the Deltaproteobacteria bacterium genome, TGCCCTCCCTCGAGTGGAGGCAGAAGGCGTGCTTCCCGGGGGTGGCGAAGGCCTCGACCGGCTTCAGGTCGAGCTTCTCGCGCACCTCGGCGAAGGGCACCGTGCCGTTGACCACCCGATCGTAGGCCAGGATCTCGGCCTCCTCGGTGACGTAGGCGAGGGTGTGGGTCTGCTCGTTCCGCAGGGCGGCGTGGTAGCGGTGGTGTCCGTCGGCGATGTAGAGCGGGTGCTCACCGATGGCGGCCTGGATCGTCCGCCCGGCCTCGCTCTCCTCGGGGACGCGCCAGACCTTGCTGGCGATGCCGGTGAGCTCGGTCCCCGGCCCGAAGTCCGAGACGAAGTCGTAGAGGGGTGCCTCCTCCTTCACGGAGGCGAAGGCGCCCTTCAGCGAGGCTCGGGTGAGCAGGAAGACGGGACCGAAGGTGTGGCCGGTGGACTCGGCCAGCGCGATCCGCCCCTTCACCTTCGCGTCGAAGGTCTTCTCGTGGCGGATGACCTGGTGCTCGGCGTAGTCGGTGACCTCACAGGCGAGGAAGACCCCCGTCCGCTGCCCCGGCGTGGGTAGCTCCCAGGTCTGCTCGTAGACGTAGAAGGCCGGCTCGTTGTCGTCGATCAGCGCGTTGCGGGCCCGCAGGCTGGTGAGGGCGGCGGCCGGCGCGTCGCCGAGGGTGACGTGGAAGAGGCTGTCGTCCTCCGCCTGCAGCTTCGCCTCGAGGGGGGTCCCCTCCTTGATGACGTCGTAGGGGGGACAGCTCACCTTGGCGACCCGCTCGGGGGCGGGGCGCAGGCCGACGAGGCCAGCGACCACGGTCATGGGAGGCTCCTTGGTGGGGGCTCTAGAGGATGTAGAAGCGGATGTGGGCCGTGACGAGTCCGAAATCGAAACCCGCTGCCGCACCGCCCAGGAAGATACGCACGTTCGGGCGGTATTCGAGGGCGAGATCGATGGGGATCGGCACGAACTCGAGACTGCCACCGATGACGCCAGCGACGGCGAGGCCAAGTGAGCTGCCGAACTCATCGATACCCAGTCCGCCGCCGGCGCCGAGGTACCAACCGAAGCGAACGATCTCGTTGCGCCGGACCCCGGGCATCTCCAGGAGGACGTCGATGCTCGCGGCGATGCCGTTGTAGGCACCGTAGTACCAGTACCCATTCGTCCGCCGAACGCAGCGGTGGCAGCCACCGAGGTTGGCCTGGAAGGCCAGGGCGTCGCCGACGATGTACTTGGCCGAGAAGCCGCTCGCCAGGGTGCCGGTGCCCAGGCCCACACCGATGTACCGGTTCTTCCGGATCTTGCCGAGGTTCGGCAGCTCGGCCTGCCGGCGCGCCGGCGGCGGCGAGTTCTGGGCCGCGGCCGGAGCCGCGAAGGTGAGCGCCAGAGCGATGACGATGAGCTTGCTTCGCATGAGATCTTTCCTCCCCGTGTGCGTCAGAACCTAGCCGAAGGCTGCCCCCAGCAGAAGCCAGAGGGCCATGACCACCAGTACGCTCTCGAAGAGGAGAAGGAAGAAAGGCCGGGAGATCCGGTGGAGGATGGCCTTGCCCAGCACCGTCCCCAGGATCACCGCGACCACCATCGCCGCGACCAGGCCCAGGTGGGGCTGGAAGTCGAAGCCCAGGGTCAGGAACGCCGGGATCTTGAGGGCGTGCCCGATGGACTGGCAGGCCGCCTTGGTCGCGACGATCTCCTCCTTCGAGAGATCGTCCCGCAGGAAGAAGGGGGCCACGAAGGGCCCGGTGGCGCCGACGAAGAGGGTGAGGAAGCCGACGAAGAGCCCCACCGGGGCGAAGGTCCAGAGGGGGAGGTTTCGCTGACCGAAGCGCGGCGCGCCGAAGCGGCGCCAGGCGAGGAAGGCCAGGATGAAGAGCCCGATCGCCGGCTTGAGGTAGCCCATCTTCGTGGGTTGCCAGAGCGAGGTGGCCAGGGCGACGCCGCCGATCATCGGCAGCAGGTAGATCAGGAAGATCTTCCAGCTGACCTGCCGCAGGAAGACGAGCGTCCGGGTGAAGTTCGAGAAGAGCTGCACGACCGCGTGCAGCGGCACCACCCAGGTGGGCGGGAGGAGGGCCGTCATCAGCCCCAGGAGGGTCAGCCCCCCGCCCATCCCCACGATGGCCGAGAGGATCGAGGTGACGAAGGCCCCCGCGACCAGGGCGGCGAGGATCCCGGCGGACAAGACCTACTGGTTCTCGGACTTCGGCGCGCGGCTCATCAGCTCGACCACGGCCTGCTTCGGTGACTTGCCCTCGTAGAGCACCTGGTAGACCGCCTCGGTGATGGGCATCTCGACCCCCAGCTTCTTGCCCAGATCGTGGGCCGAGGCCGTCGTCTTCACGCCCTCGGCGACCATGCCCAGCTCCTCGAGGATCTGCTCGAGCTTCTTGCCCTTGCCCAGCTCCACCCCGACGGTGCGGTTCCGGGAGAGGCCCCCGGTGCAGGTGAGCACCAGGTCGCCCATGCCGGCCAGGCCCATGAAGGTCAGCGGGTTCGCCCCCATCACCGTGCCCACCCGCGAGATCTCCGCCAGACCCCGGGTGATCAGCGCGGCCCGGGTGTTGTGCCCGAAGCCCAGCCCGTCGGCGATGCCGGCGCCGATGGCCATCACGTTCTTGAGCGCCCCGCCGACCTCCACCCCCAGCACGTCGGTCGAGGTGTAGGTGCGGAAGTAGGGGGCGGTGAAGAGGGCCTGCGAACGCTCGGCGACCTTGTGCCAGGAGGCGGCGATGGTCACGGCCGTGGGC contains:
- a CDS encoding DUF1015 family protein; the protein is MTVVAGLVGLRPAPERVAKVSCPPYDVIKEGTPLEAKLQAEDDSLFHVTLGDAPAAALTSLRARNALIDDNEPAFYVYEQTWELPTPGQRTGVFLACEVTDYAEHQVIRHEKTFDAKVKGRIALAESTGHTFGPVFLLTRASLKGAFASVKEEAPLYDFVSDFGPGTELTGIASKVWRVPEESEAGRTIQAAIGEHPLYIADGHHRYHAALRNEQTHTLAYVTEEAEILAYDRVVNGTVPFAEVREKLDLKPVEAFATPGKHAFCLHSREGTWLLEAKEVPEDVVGRLDCSILERELYPHLGLSHDQIVDPAHFDYYPESALDEMKAQVASGKYELAVALHPVSIGELMAVADAGLEDPEIVMPEKSTFFAPKILSGLFVYRHARR
- a CDS encoding sulfite exporter TauE/SafE family protein translates to MSAGILAALVAGAFVTSILSAIVGMGGGLTLLGLMTALLPPTWVVPLHAVVQLFSNFTRTLVFLRQVSWKIFLIYLLPMIGGVALATSLWQPTKMGYLKPAIGLFILAFLAWRRFGAPRFGQRNLPLWTFAPVGLFVGFLTLFVGATGPFVAPFFLRDDLSKEEIVATKAACQSIGHALKIPAFLTLGFDFQPHLGLVAAMVVAVILGTVLGKAILHRISRPFFLLLFESVLVVMALWLLLGAAFG
- a CDS encoding NAD(P)H-dependent glycerol-3-phosphate dehydrogenase, which encodes MRVSVLGGGSWGTALADVLARQGNEVSLWLRDTAVAQDINGKHENTRYLKGHVLPDTLTATTYLPSSLKDAEAVVVVIPTPSIREVLREHAHSIPTQVPIIAASKGIENGTLMTVAQILEDVLPEVYEPYLAFLSGPSFAKEVCAQQPTAVTIAASWHKVAERSQALFTAPYFRTYTSTDVLGVEVGGALKNVMAIGAGIADGLGFGHNTRAALITRGLAEISRVGTVMGANPLTFMGLAGMGDLVLTCTGGLSRNRTVGVELGKGKKLEQILEELGMVAEGVKTTASAHDLGKKLGVEMPITEAVYQVLYEGKSPKQAVVELMSRAPKSENQ